The genomic DNA CATCATGTTTATAAAGATTCAGGAAGGGTAAGGTATAAGTTAGTAACACCTTTGTTGTATGATTTTTCGAATAGAAAGGAACATCCTTATAAAGAATTTTTAAAAGGAATTAAAATAGTTACTATTGAAAAGAACGAAAAAGATTCAACCACTATTACAGGAAATTATGCTTTATCATTTGATAAAACAAGAGTTGCAGAGATAAAAGGAAATGTAGTGATTCTTAATCATTCAAAGAGCACGAAACTAGAAACAAACCAATTGTTTTGGGATCAAAAAGAAGGGTATTTCTTTACCGAAGATGGTTTTAGATTGACCACTGAAAAAGATACAATTAATGGTTTTGGCTTTGAGTCTAAGCAAGATTTGTCTAAATGGATAGCAAAGGATATTACAGGTAAAATAGAAACAATAAAAGATTAATGTGATGAATAGAGTTTGGAAATTTTTTCAATATGGTTATTTAATAATAGCAATAATATGTTTGGTAG from Tenacibaculum maritimum NCIMB 2154 includes the following:
- the lptC gene encoding LPS export ABC transporter periplasmic protein LptC; the encoded protein is MKKYKKNRYINIAAISLVAMFFSCTNDTKKVRDFLADKNLPIGIAKNTHHVYKDSGRVRYKLVTPLLYDFSNRKEHPYKEFLKGIKIVTIEKNEKDSTTITGNYALSFDKTRVAEIKGNVVILNHSKSTKLETNQLFWDQKEGYFFTEDGFRLTTEKDTINGFGFESKQDLSKWIAKDITGKIETIKD